Within the Vagococcus carniphilus genome, the region GGCAAGTACCACCCATTCCAGTCACTCGTTCTTTTATGTTATTTAACCCATAACTACCAACTTTTGAACTAGACATATCAAATCCTTGTCCATCATCTACTACTCTAAGTAAAACAGTTTTATCCATTTTTTTCAAATAAACTTCTAAAGATTTTGCTTTTGCATGTCGTAGTGTATTGGATAGTAGCTCTTGAACAATTCTAAATAAATTATCTTCTATTGAACTAGCTAGTTTGACATCTTCTACATTCCATAAAAGTTCAATATTAATTTTAGTTTGTAACTCATTTAAGAGCATCTCAATTCCTTGTTTCAAGGTCTTTGCCTCTAAATTAATTGGTCTTAAATGAAGTAACAATGCTCTCATCTCAGACTGTGACGTATTAATAATGCCCGCAATCATTTGAACTTGTTTTTCAACAACTTCTGGTACATCGAGTTCAGAAATACCCTCATTCAATGCTGATAACATCATCGTTGCTGCAAACAATTGTTGACTCACTGAATCATGAAGTTCACGAGCAATTCGGTGTCTTTCTTCTTTAATTAATTCTTCTTTAGACTCACCTTCAACTAACTGAGGG harbors:
- a CDS encoding sensor histidine kinase, translated to MISKMGRPLVFFYTFLLTFMVLILTLYSYFYAKNQKKWMLELIHTRMFKLPIIIYIIIIALAVSGIVIVILYISNRKAYGKIEERLQLLASGNYEHQMLSESLMVDVDDVFVTELDKDILAIRNKLVSMSKELQDLNSHPQLVEGESKEELIKEERHRIARELHDSVSQQLFAATMMLSALNEGISELDVPEVVEKQVQMIAGIINTSQSEMRALLLHLRPINLEAKTLKQGIEMLLNELQTKINIELLWNVEDVKLASSIEDNLFRIVQELLSNTLRHAKAKSLEVYLKKMDKTVLLRVVDDGQGFDMSSSKVGSYGLNNIKERVTGMGGTCRIVSFIGQGTSIEIKVPVLEESETID